One part of the Macrobrachium nipponense isolate FS-2020 chromosome 38, ASM1510439v2, whole genome shotgun sequence genome encodes these proteins:
- the LOC135209479 gene encoding carnitine O-palmitoyltransferase 2, mitochondrial-like has protein sequence MLITKCRDMNKLLPHVHKNGDSLVVRCLSLSPSCSSTKEEYQYVHKSKVPTMHFQKSLLRLPIPDLEKTCSRYLRSQKALLSDDEYKVTENIVNQFKTGPGSDLDCRAHSGQGVLTYKTRGARNYQKAELQGKRCIYNEKESAK, from the exons ATGTTGATTACAAAATGCAGAGATATGAACAAATTACTGCCTCAT gtTCACAAAAATGGTGACTCCTTGGTGGTGAGGTGCCTCTCTCTAAGTCCAAG TTGTTCCAGTACAAAGGAGGAATACCAGTATGTACACAAGTCCAAGGTGCCTACAATGCATTTCCAGAAATCTCTATTACGACTTCCTATCCCAG ATTTGGAGAAGACCTGTTCTCGTTACCTGCGATCACAGAAAGCCCTCTTGTCTGATGATGAGTATAAAGTTACGGAAAACATTGTTAATCAGTTTAAGACTGGTCCAGGGTCAGATCTTGACTGCAGAGCTCACTCAGGACAAG GAGTGTTAACTTACAAGACAAGAGGTGCTCGCAATTACCAAAAGGCAGAATTACAAGGAAAAAGATGTATTTATAACGAAAAAGAAAGTGCCAAATAA